The DNA sequence CCCAGCCAATGgattcctcagtcactctccaccttaagttttgagacagggtttctcacagaACCTGAACCTCACCAATGAGCTAGACttcctggccagtgagctccagggacctccctgtttctgcctccccagtactaggattataggtatatgcTACTGTGCCCATTTTTTTTaaggtgggtgctgggcatctgaactcaggtccttataccAACTAAAGAGTCCCCAAgctcaggacttttttttttttttgtaacagggtttctctgtatagattcgaagcctgtcctggaacacactcaactcacagagatccacctgtctctgtctcccgagtgctgggactaaaggctcaGAACTCTAAAGAAAAGGGCTATTTCTTCTGCACTGAGTCTGAAGAAAAGAGACTGTGAAGGTTGGAGCTACTTGTCACTAACTCAACAGCAGCCTGACTAACTTTACGGGGACCCAGAAGCTGGAGAGCTCAGCGAGTTACAGAGTCAGATGGTGCTGTGGTAACGACTGGCACCTCAGGCAGCATGGAAGGCAGACAACACCTGGATCTTGACTCTCAAGAAGTCAACAAATTCCTTCTCCGCCTTTGTAGTTTGGGTTGACTTTTCTgttgtttattaaaaacaaaatgttatcaGTCGCTTACAAGTCTAATTGAACTTAGTCTAATCAGAGAAGCTCATAGCTCAGTGGCTTAAAGTAAGTGAGCTCAGGAGGCTGGGCCAGGGTGCAGGTTGGGCTTGGGCTTGCCCGTGCagtcatgtgttttgttttatttttggctttttgtggGGTGAGTTGTTTTGTTTCACTGATGGGGAGGATTGACACCATttactttgtacaccaggctagcgCCATGCTCATAGACACCTACCTGCTTTggcctctcaagtactgagattaaaggtgtgtggcattttataataaaaaggaattaacTTCTTGCTATAAATGAATCTTTTGGAATTTATCAGAGTAACTGAGGCTATAGATGCTGGTGAGCCGGCCAGGCCTAGACAGGCCCTTTTACCAACTCATGCTTTGATTAAACATTTGTAGGTGCAGGGGAGGGGCTCCCCAAGAGCTCTAGAGGTTACAGGCTTTCAGAATCTCAGGTTTCTGAGGCCCTGAAGTCAGAcctggctggtggtggcacacgcctttaatcccagcactcgggaggtagaggcaggcggatctctgtgagttctgaagccagcctggtctacaagagctagttccaggacaggctccaaagctacagagaaaccctgttcagaaaaaccaaaagtttttatttttttatacaggTATGGTAGTggatgtctttaattccagtacttgggagggagaagcagatagatctctgagttcaagaccaacctgttttacaaaggaagttccagaatagccaggactacaaagtaagatcctgtctcaaaaacagtccttatttttatttatgtatatggtggtgtgtttatacatatccacaggccagaagaggatattaggtcccctggagctggagttaccagtgtctgtgagttgcctgatgtggggagtaggaaccaaactctggtccatTATCAAGACCAGCAAGaattcttaattgctgagccatctctccagccccagaatttattatttttaagcttaATTATGGCTATGTGTCTATGTAGGGGTTTGTGTACACCCATGAATGTCTTAGGAAGTCAGTAGCCTTGGATCCCACAAAGCTGGTCGCAACCActgggtgtgggtgctggaaccaaacttgggtcccctgggaGAACAACAttcactctaccactgagccacctctcagtcCCTTGGCAAGTGGCATTTCACTGGTGAATCTGACAGCTGTTATCAAGGTGGCtgtcagctctcctctctggatgAAGGTTTACAGGTATCATTAATCCGCTTCCTGCACTAAAGCATTGTCTACCTCGTGTTTAGAGGCAGGACCTGGGGTCCCGGAGCCTGCCGGTACCCACACCCACCCAGACAGCCATCGAGGAGGACACAGCACAGTGTACTTGCTGGGATGTGACTCCTGCACCCCAGCCCTCATCTCGCTGTCTCCTGTGTCCCCTGGCCTGGACCCATGCCTGGCTTGGCTTGGCAGCTTTTGCTATGTCACGGTACCTATCttctcctttgtctctgcctGACTTCCTCCTCATCCTGCCGATATGCACAGGAAGTGCAGCCTCGCGGTGACATCAGCCTCTGACCACAGGAGAACTTGAACTTGCCAGTGAGGCCCTGTTGTGTGAGGTATCAGTTTCGCTTACCACATCTGCCAAACGGGTACAGTGGAGCAGTTTTTCACTCTAGAATTTGACTGAAAATGTTTAACTATTTAATACGTAATACCTGAAAGTATAtgtattatttgtaaatattgaTGGTAATGAGGATGCACCCCAACACAAACTAGAATTGTTAACACTTTAATGGCAAGTGGGTTgctgtcgccctcttctggccaggcTGGTGCATCTTCAGCTTCACATCTTGGGGTCTACAGAATTCACTTTCCAGCCTATCCCAAGCACTTACTCAGCTCCTTTTGGACTTTGGGGGTATGGCCAGAGATCTGGGCAGTTCGCGTCCCAGGTCAGGCCACTAACACTGCTGTCACTCTGGCTTCTGGACCTTCAGTGTGATGTGGAGGTTACACAGCTGTCCCACAGAAGACCCAGGCAACACTTAAGAGTCTGATCTGCTATCTCTGAGACTGTCCTTAGAACCCCGCTAGGGATAAGAGGCTCTGTACTCCAAGGCCTCAGGGACTGCTGTAGCATGACAGAGATGGTCATTCCCAAACAAAAGGTCCAGAACTTAGGCAGCCATGTGATCATGGCTGAGGCATTTAGAGAACCCTTGGCAGACACAGGTGTGAGGGGTATCCAAATGCTATCTGATACTCCAAGCAGAACTGTGTGAGTTACCACCAATACTCTTACCTGGATCCCTTAGAGGGTCCTCCTGACCCCAGAAGAAAAACCACCAGTTTTAGAATACAGGCTTCCTTTCTACCTCCCACTGAACAGAGGCCTAGTAGCTCTAATTCcatccacaggcaggaagcacaCGCCCAAGTTGGGGGTGACCACACCCCTAAGTGAAGAGACAGGGTACATTTTCCTTCTCCCTACACATCCAGTCCTTGTGAGGGCCTCATGCCATGCAGGGTCCTGACTTGGCAAGCAAGACCAGAGCTGTCTGCTCACACTCAACTCTGCCCTGGAGCACCCACAACTCggccacatacacacatagcctCCAGACTTGgcagctgtttttattattaatattatcttCTCCTTTGAGCATCCCTTTAAGGGTGAAATGAAATCCAACCATTTACAGAGAAAATGATTTCAGAATGTACATATTGAttttcctttacaaaaaaaataatgctattattattattattattatcattattggtGTCCTTAAATTACACATTTCCCAGGGCCCTAGCTTCTGCTTGGATGAATCCTGTCTTTCCACCCTGAATCTCACCTTTGCCCCCAAAGCATCATCATGCCTGCCCCCCAAAACCGCTGAGCCTCTTGGGTGAACAAGGTCAGCTGGGTGCCTGGAATGAACAGGCCTCCTTGGGTCTGGAGGTCCCAGGCCAGTGGTTCCTGGAGAATGCACCCACATTCAATTCAGTTTCCCTCCATATTGAGGGTATGGTCCTGGGTCCCCTGGCCCTCAAATTCCCAGTGTATGCTGTGGTTAGATGTGAAACTTTTTAGCCCTCATCTCTCACAGGTGGTCTCTCAGCTCATGACAAggcctcttcctgcctggctgaaACTGCTACATTATTTTCCCCTACTGGTCTGAGAGACATGGCCAGCCCAGGCAGGAACTGTGCTTTCCCAGTTGTCTCTGAACTGGTCACCTGTGGGCAGGAACCCTGAAATGCCTGAAATGGGGTATCTATGAAGCAGCTAAGGTTACTAGGAGTATGGTGGGTGAGGATTTCGTTTGAGGGGGAGGCATCACACAGGAACACCTACAGGCGTCTCAGAAGAGTGCCTTGGCACAGATGAACCCCTAAGTCTCTGGGATGCCCTGACTTCTGGGACTACCTCTCAGTCCCAAGAGGAACCAGAGAAGGAAGTTCTTTGAAGGGAAAGTTTCATGGCGGTGTCCCTCAGTGGGAGGAGTGGCCATAGAGCCCCGCGGCCGGCTTCGTGCCTGCTCACCAGAGCTCCCCACACCATGCCCACTGCCAAGTAAACTGCTCCAGACAGAGTTACATCAAAGGAAACCTCAGGATGCCTCCAATAAGATCACCCAGGAGGTTCTGAGGTATCAGTGGGAGGATGTGGTTGGCCAAGAGAGGCTGGGGGAGTGCTGGGTTCTCAGCTGCATAGCCCTCTAGCTAGCAAGATTCCATTCCTcagtctgaaaataaaaacagacagacagacagacagacagaccctgtaCTCCCATTAGCCTTGTTTTCAAGGTCCCCTAAGGACTTCCTGCCTCAGGCATCTTGAGGAGCCACAGGAGACAAAACTATGGGCTCCAGGTCCTAGGAAAGAGGACAGCCAAGCCTATGCTCCCACACCCACGTGTGAACATCATCTTAGTACAGGGACACATGGATACAGACATGTAcaatacacacaagcatgcacccATGcccataaatatacacacacgcacaaacactgGCCATTCCACAGACAGCCCTGCATACTGGCATCAAGGGGACTATTAGGAGCCTCAGGGAGAGGCACCCACTCTTCCCATACACCTGCGAGTCCCTACTGGACCTCAACTgtggggcaggcagggagagagcaGGGTCCCATGATGCGCAATCACTTGCACCCTTCCCACAAAGGTGCTGCTGGTAATACAGAACTCTCAAACGGAGGTAGGGACACAGCAGTCCCGCtcaaaactacatttcccagttTTCCTTGCAACTACCTGTAGCCATGCAGCTAAGTCCTGACCAGTAAGATGCTATCCGAAGCAATAGACTATCTGACTCCTGCCCTTCATAGGGAAAAGTTCACCCTTCCTTGCCTTATCATGTGAGCGGATGCAGCCACTCTATCCAGACCTGGGAGTTGTTTATGAAGCTAAGCTTGCTGTCTTACAGGCTCTGGATCATCTCCCCCTAGACTACTTAATTAGAAACAAGGTGATCTTACTTGACTGCTGTTTGCCAAGGGGCTTCTACATCATTTTAGAATCTTCTCCAACAAATACaccctgtgcccccccccacacaaggCAAATTAAGAGGAATAGGTTGACATACCACTGACCTTAAAGTCCTTTCTTGGGCCCCAGAAAACCTTGTGGCCTCTTCCTGGCCCCTAGCCAGCTCTTAGTGGGGCAGTGGGGGGCACAGGAATAACCAGGGATGGTGGTAGAACGGGACTGGATGCCAGCAGaaagtgatgggggaggggaggagctatAGAGGCCTTATGTCGGTCTCCTTTCCCACCCCACCTACTATACTGGCTATCCATACAGTCTCCAGCTCCGGTCCCACCCTGAGAACTGGGCTCCTAGGGCCCTTTGCAAGCAGCTGAGCTGGCATCCTATGAGACAGTAATAGGAAAAGTGAAAAGGCCATCAGAGTGAGATTTGGAACCAAGAAGAAGCTTCCTCAGGCCCCCAGTATGTCTGCTTACAGAGGGAGGGACACTGACAGCCACTGGCTCCACCCTCCCAGCCAGTGGGAAACCTCATTCCTTGGGTCCAGCACTTCTGAGCAAGATGCAAAGTGCTCTGTCTCGTGGGTGCCGTTTTCCATCGCTTCCCTAGCTTCTTGGTCAAGATCAAGAGCAGATATACTCTCAAGTGCCTCCCTACTAAGtatcttttcttgttcttggacccaaatgcatttatttacaGTTTCCTGGGAACTCCTGGCATGGTCTCTCCCACCCCCTTTTCCTCTGCAGGTCAATAATGCAGAATGTCTGAGGTGGAATTTTCTAGATGAGACTGAAATTCCACAGCCCTCCCAGCCCCAGAAAACCACCTCATGCTCTCCAGGGACACCGCTTGCCCACAGCACTCTTGGGGACAAAATGCTGCATAGATGTCTGGGCTTGCTTTTCTCTACTGGAAatgattaatttttcttttctgttttgcgCTAAAAGACCTGACCCTTAATTCCAGAGGGCTTGAGCAGAGAGAACCACCTATAAGGGCTCCTAGCTCTCTCAAGAGCCCCCAAGAGGCCAGAGAGATAACACTGGGGTAGCCATCACCCCAGCCTGCCCAGCCCTAACCCTCTACTGCATCTAACTTGCCCCTGACAGCAGGTAACCTTCCCTCGGAGCCCAGGTTCCGGCGCCCACCCTCCACAGTGCTCTTTGGCTCCCGGTAGGGGTTGTCCAACAGGTAGCGGAATTGGTCATAGTTCTTGAGCAAGTATTTGGGAGCATACATGTGTTCACTGGGGTCTGCAGGAGGGTACTCCTGCTGCGTGCCGTCGAACCAGCCCCCAGTGCGAATCAAGCTGCGGATGTAGTTGAGGTCCCTCTTGTCCTCATAGTCACCCCAGCGTGGAAAGTCGCCATTCTGAGCGGACACAAGCTTGAAGTAGATGCCCTCGGGTGTGAAGCACCAGGAGCAATGCCAGCCTGCAAAGTGCAGGGGGCTGCCGAGAGACCACTGCACTAGGATGTGACCTGTGCGGTTCTCATACTGTCGGAAGTTGGGCATGGTGTAGTACTGGCGGCGGCGCAGACGGATGCCATCCAGTCCATACACGGCCTGCAACATGTCCACGGTGCAACCCGACACCACTTCCAGCGTGCCCGGTTGCTTCCAGAAGAAGCCGTACAGGGACTTGCGCATGTGGAAGGCAAAGGGCTCCGTCCAGCCGTCATAGAGCTTGAGGAACAGCACACCATCACGTGCGGGGATCTCATCTGCGTCATCGATGATGAAGACGTCATCCGGCCGCAAATTGCGTAGGCGGGAGACGCCATCCTGGGTGAGGAAAGTGCGCAGGTAGTCATCTGCAATCCAGCCATCCTGCCGGCCACCGGGTGGGAAGTGGTCCAGGAAGACGTAGAGCACTTTGTGGCGGATGTACTCGAAGGTGCCATTGGTCAGCATCTCTCGGAACTTGAGAGGCCGCGGCTCCCCGTAGGCCGTGAAGTTGGACTCGCACACCACGAAGGCATCCACCACATCGCCCAACTCATGGAAACGCACGTCCAGCAGGTCAAACTCATGGTTAATGTTGATGGCGTTGATAACCCGCCTTGGCACCTCCCTGGGTACCAGGCGCTCCTTGGTGGGCAGGTTGGAATACTGCACTACGGTGGGCACCCCGCAGCTGGGTCCGTGCCAGCCTGGGAGGCACACACACTCGACCCACTTGCGCCTAGTGCCCCGGCTACCCAGGCGTTCTCGTGTACTCAACACATGCCGCATGGGCCTCCGACCAGGGCCCCTAGCTGAGGAGCCCTCCGCCACCTCGGGCTTCTCCTCTGTGCGCCCTGAAGGTTTCTCCAGCATCTTGGTACCTGGTTTGAAGCACACACCACCGGCTTTGGTGCGCACAAAATACTCAGTGGTGTCCTCCGACAACACGAAGTCCATCCGGTGCAATTCCTCCGTGGCCTTGCTGGGGGACAGTGGCTGGAGCAATGGGGAGTGGGAGTAGAGAGGGGTTCGCAACAGGTCCGGGCCACCCGGTTCCGGACTGGCCTGGGGAGTGACAGGGGCATTGTTCCAGAAGAAGCTGGAAACCAGGTTAGGGCTGAGGGAGGCCAGTTCTCTGGGGAAGGTGACATAGGATAAGGTCTTAAAGAAGTGTAGGAAGGAGATGAGGCACAGGCCGGCCATACAGAACATGAGAAAGAGCTTGTAGCGTCTCATCTTCATCCTGCAGGAAGGGAAAGAGCGAAATGTCAGTGCAGCTGTCTGGGCTTCTGTCCTAGGAAGGGGATGTGAGGGGAGAACTAGCTGCAGCCACCTGTGAGAATCTCCTGGACTTATACTGTCACCCCACCGTCTAGCCTCAAAAGTCCACTGtcctgggtgtggtgacatgcctttaatcccaacacttgagagatggaggccagcctggtctacatatctacatagtgagtttcaggacagccagggctatgtagagaaatactatctctgtctctctctgtctctctctctgtctctttcacacacacacacacatgcacacacaaacctgCTCCCTGCGTCCACACCCCTGAGACCCCATCACATCTCTCTGTAGACTGCTCCTCCACCTGAAGCTACATGCTGCTCACCAGGGTTAGACTTGGCTCCTAGAGCAAAATGCAACCAGGGGGAAATGCTGTCCTCGAGAGTGGCAGGCTCCAAGGGGTAGAGGGTGGGGTGTGGATCAGCTGCAAGCTGCTCAGAGGTTTGTTGATACCCTGTCCTAGGCTGCTgttccttttgtattttttcttccctttattttgtgtgtgtgtgtgtgtgtgtgtgtgtaagaaccaACAAAACCCTGTCAGCACATTTTCACAGAAAAATGAGAGACTAGGAGTTCTTGGGACTTGTCTTGGGATTTGAGGACCACCTCATCAAGGTGAGAAATCAGGTTGAACCTTAAAAGGATAGAAAGATGTGTTCGCTGCTGGCACCTTTCCCCCATCCTAGGATGGGCTTGTGGTTTGATTTTCTTCTAACAAGGAAAGATTCCCCTCAGACCTTCTACCTCTAAAAGCTATGTATCCTAGGAAGTCAGTTAAACTGGTTACTGGAGACCATGTgaccatgggctggagagatgactcagtggttaagagcactggttgctcttccagaggacccaggttcgattcccagtatcCACTGGCAACTCacgtaacttcagtcccagggggaTCTGGcacactcatacagacatacatgcaggcatcaATGC is a window from the Microtus ochrogaster isolate Prairie Vole_2 chromosome 15, MicOch1.0, whole genome shotgun sequence genome containing:
- the Mgat3 gene encoding beta-1,4-mannosyl-glycoprotein 4-beta-N-acetylglucosaminyltransferase, which translates into the protein MKMRRYKLFLMFCMAGLCLISFLHFFKTLSYVTFPRELASLSPNLVSSFFWNNAPVTPQASPEPGGPDLLRTPLYSHSPLLQPLSPSKATEELHRMDFVLSEDTTEYFVRTKAGGVCFKPGTKMLEKPSGRTEEKPEVAEGSSARGPGRRPMRHVLSTRERLGSRGTRRKWVECVCLPGWHGPSCGVPTVVQYSNLPTKERLVPREVPRRVINAININHEFDLLDVRFHELGDVVDAFVVCESNFTAYGEPRPLKFREMLTNGTFEYIRHKVLYVFLDHFPPGGRQDGWIADDYLRTFLTQDGVSRLRNLRPDDVFIIDDADEIPARDGVLFLKLYDGWTEPFAFHMRKSLYGFFWKQPGTLEVVSGCTVDMLQAVYGLDGIRLRRRQYYTMPNFRQYENRTGHILVQWSLGSPLHFAGWHCSWCFTPEGIYFKLVSAQNGDFPRWGDYEDKRDLNYIRSLIRTGGWFDGTQQEYPPADPSEHMYAPKYLLKNYDQFRYLLDNPYREPKSTVEGGRRNLGSEGRLPAVRGKLDAVEG